The following are from one region of the Salvelinus sp. IW2-2015 unplaced genomic scaffold, ASM291031v2 Un_scaffold5607, whole genome shotgun sequence genome:
- the LOC112078387 gene encoding GTPase IMAP family member 9-like produces the protein MNRRARSDHQSFVQPAEVRIVLVGKTGAGKSSTGNTILERELFTSDMSPNPVTEKCEKQSGVVDGRKIVVIDTPGISDISLTDTYLIYKMWKQFWRTDKVEIERCIKMSVPGPHVFLLVIRLDRYTEEQRKAVEYIQDNYGKGASDYTMVLFTGADQLEGKSAKEFLKESQELHTLVNSCGGRYHVFNNKEQRDRTQVRELLRKIEKMVKRNGGKHYTNEMYEKAQKEIRNRQLLELGVGVGCRAIALGVGLEAQKMVSL, from the coding sequence gTTTTGTGCAGCCAGCTGAAGTGAGGATAGTTCTGGTGGGGAAGACTGGAGCAGGGAAGAGTTCAacaggaaacaccatcctggAGAGAGAGTTGTTTACTTCTGACATGAGTCCAAATCCAGTGACTGAAAAGTGTGAGAAACAGAGTGGAGTGGTTGATGGGAGGAAGATTGTTGTCATCGACACTCCTGGGATCAGTGACATATCATTGACAGACACATATTTGATTtataaaatgtggaaacagttttGGAGAACAGATAAAGTAGAAATAGAGAGATGCATCAAGATGTCAGTCCCAGGACCCCATGTGTTCCTGCTGGTGATCAGACTGGATAGATACACAGAGGAGCAAAGAAAAGCTGTGGAGTACATCCAGGACAACTATGGAAAAGGGGCCTCTGACTACACTATGGTATTATTCACTGGTGCAGATCAGCTGGAGGGAAAATCAGCAAAGGAGTTTCTGAAGGAGAGTCAGGAACTTCATACACTGGTCAACAGCTGTGGAGGCAGATATCATGTCTTTAACAATAAAGAGCAGAGAGACCGTACCCAGGTCAGAGAGCTGCTGAGGAAGATAGagaagatggtgaagcgtaatggAGGAAAACACTACACCAATGAGATGTATGAGAAGGCTCAAAAAGAGATCAGGAACAGACAGTTGTTAGAGTTGGGTGTAGGAGTTGGCTGCAGAGCTATAGCATTAGGAGTAGGTCTAGAAGCCCAAAAAATGGTTTCATTATAG